GCGGATGGTGACAACCTGTATGGCATGATCAAACACGCCGATCTGGTGGTGGACTGCCTGGACTCCATCCCGGCCCGGTTCATGCTTGAACATGCGGCCAAAAAAGCACAAATCCCCCTGGTGGCCGGTGCCATTGCCGGAGTGACCGGACAGGTGACCGTGATTTTTCCCCAAGACAAAGGATATGAACTCATTTATGGCAAAAAAGAACACCTGCCCGCCAAAGGCATTGAGTCCCGCACCGGCAATATCTCCTACTGCGCCCTGATGGTGGCGGCTCTCCAGGCTTCGGAATGCATCAAAGTGCTGCTGGACCGGGGCGATATTCTGCGCAATAAACTGCTGATCATGGAATTATGGTCCAATTCATTTGAGGTGATGGATCTGGTATGAAACACACAGACCTGTACGAGAATGCAGCAGAAATCATCGTCAACGCCAAGCGGTGTGTGGCATTCACGGGGGCCGGCATTTCCGTTGAAAGCGGGATCCCGCCGTTCAGGGGCGAAAACGGGCTGTGGAACAAGTATGATCCCGACAGCTTTGATATTTGCTATTTTCACCGGCACACCAAAGCATCCTGGCAGGTGATCCGAGAGATCTTTTATGATTTGTTCGGAAAAGTCCGTCCCAACAAGGCCCATGCGGCTCTGGCACAATTGGAGGCCAACGGGGTGGTGAAAAGCGTGATCACCCAGAATGTGGACAACCTGCATTATGATGCCGGCTCCCGGGTGGTGCATGAGTTTCATGGATCGCTCAAGCGCCTGGCGTGCCTGGCCTGCCATGCCCGGTATCCCATTTCAGAGGTTAGCCTGGACCGGCTGCCGCCTGCCTGTCCCCGTTGTGAGGGGATCCTGAAACCGGATGTGATTTTTTTCGGCGAGTCCATTCCTGAACCGGCCGGGTCCATGTCTTTTGAGGAAACCCGGCAGGCAGACTGCTTGATTCTCATCGGCACCACCGGTACCGTGGCCCCGGCCAACCTGATCCCGTCGGCTGCCAGATCCAACGGGGCCGCCATCATTGAAATCAATCCCGTGCCCTCGGAATATACATCCCGGGTGACCGATATTTTTCTGGAAGCCGGCGCCACAAAAGCCATGACACGCCTGATGGAAAAAATATCCGGCAAAATTCGAAAACAATGACCCCTATCCCCCGGAATCTGTAAAGGAGTAACACATGCCTGACGACTGTCTTTTCTGTAAAATTGTCAACAAAGAGACGGACACCCGGTTTTTATACGAAGACGACACCTATGTGGTGTTCAAAGATATCCGCCCGGCAGCCCCGGTCCATCTGCTGCTGGTGCCTAAAACCCATATCCGCAGTGTCAACGACCTGACACCTTCGCACCAGTCCCTGGTGGGGGGCCTGTTTCAGCTGGCCGCGAAAATGGCCAAAGAACAGGGCGTGGACCAATCCGGATACAAACTGCTGTTCAACGTGGAAAAGGGCGGGGGGCAGGTGATTTTCCATTTGCACCTGCACCTGATCGGCGGGTGGCAGCGGTAAACGACCTGTGTGGTGATGGTGGCTTTAAATTTTACCACGAAGACCACGAAGATCACGAAGGATATGAAGGGCATGAAGGATGGAATTTGATGAACTTTCGAATCGAGTGATCGGATGCGCGCTTGAGGTTCATCTTTAATTGATGGAACATAGAGATGATTGAAAAAGATTTTGATATTGCGTTCATCGCTGATCTGGCCTTGAGAGAAAAACAGGTCCAGCAGAATTACCGCCCGGTGATCGCGGTTCACAAATGGTTTGCCAGACGACCGGGGACCTTGTTCCGGGGCCTGCTTTTGTCTGAATTTCTCAGCAACACGCCGCTTCGGGAGGCGTTTTATCAATCGATCAATTTTTCAGGCCTTCATGTCGCAGATCCGTTCATGGGCGGGGGAACCCCCATGCTTGAAGCCAATCGAACCGGTTGTGATGTCACCGGATTTGACATCAATCCCATGGCTTACTGGGTGGTCAAACAGGAGATCGAGCACCTGGATCTGGCCGCATATACCGAGGCTGCCGCTGATCTGCGGGCATCCCTTGAAGCGAAGATCGGCCATCTTTACCGCACAAAGTGTATGATCTGCGGGTCGGAAAAAGCGGATGTCAAATATTTTCTCTGGATAAAACATCTTAACTGCAAAACCTGTGGAAAACAGATCGATCTGTTTCAAAAATATTTAATTGCCACGGATGCCAGACACCCCAAAAATGTGTTTGTCTGCCCGGTTTGCGGGGACCTGACGGAATCCGAAGACAGAAAAAATCCCGGGCCGTGCCGGCATTGCCAGGCAGACCTGCGGTATGAGGGACCTGCAAAAAGAGGGCATTGTAAATGTGATCACTGTGGCACGGACAACCGGTTTCCGGCCCCGGAAACCGGACCGTTGGGCCACCGCGTTTTTGCCATGGAATATTATTGCCGGGCGTGCAAACCGTCTCATACCGGCCGGTTTTTCAAAAAACCGGATGCAAAGGACATTGAAAACATAAAAGACGCGGAAAACCGATGGAAAGCCATCACCCCCCAATTTGTTCCCGATGACAGCATCCCCAGCGGAGATGAAACCAACCGGCTGCACCGGTGGGGGTATCGGTATTATCGGGAAATGTTCAACCCAAGGCAGCTTCTGGGGCTGGAACTGTCCTCGCAACTGATTGCCCGGATGCCAAATGAACGGGTGCGCAATGCCCTGGCCACCAATCTGTCTGATCTGCTCCGGTATCAGAACATGCTGTGCCGTTATGATACAAAAGTTTTGAAATCCCTTGATATCTTTTCAGTCCATGGGTTTCCTGTCGGGTTGATGCAATGTGAATCCAATTTTCTGGGTATTGTGGAACCCGGCCGCACCCTGTGTGTGGGCAGCGGCGGCTGGGCCAACATTATTGAAAAGTTCAAAAAAGCCAAGGCGTATTGTGACCATCCTTTTGAGGTACAGGTTGTCGGGCGTAAAAAAAAGATAATCCCCATTGAAAAGGAATGGATCGGAGACCGGTTCAACGGGACCGGGTGTGATGATATCCGGCGGGTGGACATCTCTTGCCGGGATGCGGCGGCAGCGGATCTGCCTGACAATTCACTGGATGCGGTTTTCACGGATCCCCCTTATTTTGGTAATGTCCAGTATGCCGAACTCATGGATTTCTGTTATGTGTGGTTGAAAAAACTGGTGGGGCAGACGTCTTCCGCGTTTAGCGCCCCATCTACCAGAAACGCGGAAGAGCTGACCGGAAATGTAGACATGGGCCGTGATTTCACTCATTTCACCCACGGCCTTTCAACGGTGTTCCAACGCATGGCAAAGGCCTTGAAAAATGGATCTCCGCTGGTGTTTACCTATCACCACAACAAACTGGAAGCCTATTATCCCGTGGCCGTGGGAATTCTGGATGCCGGCCTGGTCTGTTCAGCTTCCTTGCCATGTCCCGGTGAAATGGGCGGTTCCATTCATATCAACGGCACCGGGTCATCCATTATTGACACGGTATTTGTCTGCCGGTCCACCGGTACCATGCAGCGCAAATGGCTGGCTGATTCACCACGGGAAGTGGCACAAATTGTTCAGGCAGACCTGATTTATCTCAAGGCGGGCCATGTCAAGCCGACCCCGGGTGATATCCGATGTATCATTTTCGGCCATCTGGTTCGTCTGGCCATCTGGTCTCTGCGGTCCGGGTGGGAGAAAGACAAACCGGTCGCGTCCCGGATAGCGAAAGTCGGGGCCTGGCTTTTGCATTTCGGCCGTCTGGTGGAAATTGAACAGTTTATTGAAACCGTCTGTGATACGACAAAGGATGAAGTCTCGCTGTTTGCCGTTAATGAACGTATTGAAAAATATGGAACAGACCATGACGAAATTCCCTTTTGAGGCGGGGATTGATGAGATCCTCGATGATGTTGATGTGTATATTGACAGTGTGTTTTCCTGTCTGGAATCCGAATTTCTGGTCATGCCAAAAGGGGCCGGGTTTGTAGAATACCCGGTTTTTGAGCGGGGATATGAGACGTTAAAAGCGGTTACCAATGGATTTTCCCGGCTTGATCCGGATAAGATATTTATGGTAACGGTTTCCGATCCGATTGCTCTGGTGGTTCTGCGTGCCATGCTGGGGTTTACACCCCCGGAATGGGGGTATGTGAGCACTCAGCGGACCGGTGTGTCCGTTACCCAGGGGTTTGTGCGCGCCCTTGACCGGAAAATCCGCATGGCCCCTGAAACAAAACTCAATATCAACGGGGTGGTCAGGGAACGGGTTGAAGCCTTGATCCAGACGGCCTGTCAATTATTATCCACAGGTGCGCCAAAAGTAAGGCAGGATCAATTGCACCGCCTGAACAAAGCCGATACGAAACAGGGACTATCCAGCATCAAAAATCTTTCCAGAATCGGCGCCCCTTATGCCATGCTGCTGTATGAACGGGTTCTTGGCAGGCCGTTTGCCGGACACAGGGATTCTGTAAGTGACATCATCGGCGACAGCCTGGAATCTGCCATTGAAGAGGTACTCACCAACGCTGGCATCAGTTTTCGGAAAACCAAGCGGGCTGAACGGATCGAGGGGTTTGACCAGTCCCCGGATTTCATCATCCCCAGTGAATTCAATCCCCAGATTATCATAGAAGCAAAGATTACCGAGGATGACGGAACCGCCCGGGACAAAGTAACCCGCATTCAGCATCTTGGCGAACTGAGTCTTGCCGGCCGGAACATTGATGATCCCAGGTATGAGGTGATTGCATGTATCGGAGGCCGTGGTTTCGGGGTCCGCAGGGAAGATATGAAAAAAATGATTATTGCCACCCGGGGGAAGGTGTTTACCCTGAAAACCCTGGACCAGCTGGTTGAGTACACCCGATTGAAGGAATTTCAGGCTCGGCATCGGTAAAACGGACCGTGTGGCGATGTCAGGGAGATGATGGTTTTCATATGATCTTCGTGGTGCAATACAACAGCATCTTCATGGCCATACCTGGTTGCGGCCGTTCTGCTTGGCCTTGTAGAGGTGCTGGTCTGCCTGGAGCATCAGGGATTCGACAGTATGTTCACAAGTCTGGCCGTCCCGGGTCTCCCTGAGCTGTTCACCGGCACGTCCGGTAAAGCGGACAGTGGCAGTGCCCGCGCTGACAGTGATGTGCGAAGATACGCTGGAGATGGTATGGGGAATTTTTTCGTTTTCAACCGCACGCCGGGCTTTTTCCGCCACCCTGCCGGCGGCCGGGGCATCGGTTTCCGGCAGGATCAGGGCAAATTCCTCTCCGCCATACCGGGCAACCAGGTCTCCGGGCCGTTCCAGGGATGCTTTCAGAGAAGAGGCAATCTGATACAGGGCACGGTCTCCCATGGCATGACCGTATTGGTCATTGTACTGCTTGAAAAAATCCACATCCACCATGCCCACAGACAAACTGGTGCAGTTTCTGGCGGCCCGGGACAACTCTTTGACCAGCACCTGGTCAAACCGGCGCCGGTTGGCGATTTCCGTCAGCGGATCCAGGTAGGCCAGCCGATCCAAGAGCCGGTGATGGTGAACAAACCGGATATGGTTATGGATTCTCATTTTCACGATGGGCGGTGAAAACGGCTTGGTGATGTAGTCCACAGCCCCCAGCTTCAGCCCCTGCTCCTCGTCTCCGGTGCTGCTCAGCGCAGTCACAAAGATGACGGGAATCTCTTTGGTCAAAGGGTCTTCCTTCAACTGCCGGATGACGTCGTGGCCCCCCATTTCCGGCATGACCACATCCAACAGGATCAGGTCCGGCAAAGGTTTTTGCCGGGCAAATTTCAGGGCCTGTTCCCCGTTTTTGGCCAGCACCAGGGTGTAGTCCTCCCTGAGGAGTTCAGTGAGCACCTTGAGGTTCATCTTTTCGTCATCTACAATCAGGATACGTGTGGTTTTGTTCGGGATCATGGCCTGGGTCCGTTGGTGTCTGTAAAGGTTACGTCGTCATTCGAGCAGGCGGTTTATTATATGTGCGGCGGCATCATACTCGATTTCATCCATTTTTTCTCTGATCTGTGTCCATTCCGCGTGGAATCCGCATCGGGTCAGAATGGCATGAATATCCGGGAGCATCTCTTCCGCGGTCAGTTCCCCATTGCTCAGCAGGTCTGAAAAGTGCTGCATCACTTTTTTATCCTTTTCGGTCAGGGGAAGGAGATGGGCCTCACCGGTTCCGTCCAGGGGATCCCTGTCCCCGGAAACCGGCTGCCCGGCGGTGGGGGGAACCGGAGGCAGCAGATCCAGGCTGTTCAACACGGTTTGGAGATTTGTGACAAACCCCTGGAGGATCAGTTCGAAAGCCGGGAGGGTGTTCTCAGAGGTGCTGGGGCCGGCCGGGTTCTGCTTGAGACAGGTTTCCAGCTCTCCGGCGGCCTGCTGCAGCGGCAGCGCCCCGATATACCCGGCAACGCCCTTGAGGGTGTGGGCCGTTGTCCGGAGGGTTTCCAGGTCGTTTCCCGCCTGACAGGCCGAGATTTTTTCCGGCAGATCCTGGTAGGTGCGTTTAAAATCATACATTAGTTTGATCAGCATGGCGGGTGTGACATGGGCCAGTGCCTGGTCCGGATCGATGCCTGACATGACCGGCAGGTCTGCCGGCAGCGTGGTCTCAGGTTTCCAGGGTGTGGTTTTCCCGGTTCCGGACGGGGTCAATGGAATCGGTTTTTTGGGCACTGCCGCAGGTGCCCCGGCGGCGGGTTGTTTGTCCTGTGGCAGAAACCGCTGGAGCATCTCACACAGGGCCGCCGGTTCCACGGGCTTGGTGATATGGTCATTCATGCCGGCATCCAGGCTTTTTTTCCGGTCTCCGGTCATGGCATGGGCGGTCATGGCGATCACGGGCAGATCGGACAATTCGGGATTCCGCCGGATGCGGCGGGTGGTCTCCAGCCCGTCCATCTCCGGCATCTGAATATCCATTAACACCAGGTCATAAACGTTTTTTTCGAGCTTTTCCAGGCAGATGAGGCCATTTCCGGCTATGTCCACCTCCACTCCCATATCCATGAGCAGGCCGGCCGCCACCTCCTGGTTGATGGGGTTGTCTTCGGCCAGCAGGATCTTTGCCCCGGTCATCTGTCCCTGGGAAGGCCGGGTGACAGGCTGTGCCGGTCCGGATAGATCTTCAGACCGGTCCTGTGTATCCAGTACCCGGATAAGGGTATCAAACATCACCGAAGGGTAAACCGGCTTGGTCAGAAAGGCGTTGATGCCGCTTTTTCCCCCTTTCTGCCGGGCTTGTTCCCGGTTGCTGGCCGTGACCATGAGCATGGCAGGGATCTTTGCCAGGGTTTTGTCACGGTGGATGCGGCGGGCGGTTTCAATGCCGTCCATTTGAGGCATGAGCCAGTCCAGGAGAATCACATCATAGGGCCGGTTCTCCCGCACGGCCTTTTTCAGGCGTGCCAGCGCGGTTTTTCCGTCGCTCGCCGTGTCCACCTGCATGTGAAAGGAGGTGAGCATGCTGCCCAGAAGCTGTCGGGCCATCTGGTTGTCATCCACCACCAGGGCCCGGAGCCCCTGAAACCGCGCTTTTGTCAGCCGCACAGAAGACTGCCGGCCGGTGGTGTACTGCATCATCGCTGTAAAGGTGAAGGTGGTGCCTTTTTGGGGTGTGCTGTCCACCCGGATCTGACCGCCCATCATCTGGATCAGCTGGCTGCATATGGACAGCCCCAGGCCGGTGCCGCCGTATTTGCGGGTGATGGATCCGTCTGCCTGGCTGAAAGCTTCAAACAGATGATCCAGCTGATCCGGGGCCAGCCCGATGCCGCTGTCCTTGACGGAAAAGGTCAGCATCACCCGGGGAAGGTCCCCGGCACCGTCCGGTGCAGGCGGCCCTGTCCTGTGGGTTGTGTCGCCCGTTGCCGGATGCTGGTCCGGTCCGG
Above is a window of Desulfotignum balticum DSM 7044 DNA encoding:
- a CDS encoding HesA/MoeB/ThiF family protein translates to MSIGTERYDRNFDTLTRPQQAQLASSRVAVLGLGGLGGGVSEMLARTGVGHLTLIDGDVFEPSNLNRQLFCTEEVLGISKALAAEKRIRAVNSQVQVTSIDQYADGDNLYGMIKHADLVVDCLDSIPARFMLEHAAKKAQIPLVAGAIAGVTGQVTVIFPQDKGYELIYGKKEHLPAKGIESRTGNISYCALMVAALQASECIKVLLDRGDILRNKLLIMELWSNSFEVMDLV
- a CDS encoding SIR2 family NAD-dependent protein deacylase, which translates into the protein MKHTDLYENAAEIIVNAKRCVAFTGAGISVESGIPPFRGENGLWNKYDPDSFDICYFHRHTKASWQVIREIFYDLFGKVRPNKAHAALAQLEANGVVKSVITQNVDNLHYDAGSRVVHEFHGSLKRLACLACHARYPISEVSLDRLPPACPRCEGILKPDVIFFGESIPEPAGSMSFEETRQADCLILIGTTGTVAPANLIPSAARSNGAAIIEINPVPSEYTSRVTDIFLEAGATKAMTRLMEKISGKIRKQ
- a CDS encoding histidine triad nucleotide-binding protein, giving the protein MPDDCLFCKIVNKETDTRFLYEDDTYVVFKDIRPAAPVHLLLVPKTHIRSVNDLTPSHQSLVGGLFQLAAKMAKEQGVDQSGYKLLFNVEKGGGQVIFHLHLHLIGGWQR
- a CDS encoding DUF1156 domain-containing protein, translating into MIEKDFDIAFIADLALREKQVQQNYRPVIAVHKWFARRPGTLFRGLLLSEFLSNTPLREAFYQSINFSGLHVADPFMGGGTPMLEANRTGCDVTGFDINPMAYWVVKQEIEHLDLAAYTEAAADLRASLEAKIGHLYRTKCMICGSEKADVKYFLWIKHLNCKTCGKQIDLFQKYLIATDARHPKNVFVCPVCGDLTESEDRKNPGPCRHCQADLRYEGPAKRGHCKCDHCGTDNRFPAPETGPLGHRVFAMEYYCRACKPSHTGRFFKKPDAKDIENIKDAENRWKAITPQFVPDDSIPSGDETNRLHRWGYRYYREMFNPRQLLGLELSSQLIARMPNERVRNALATNLSDLLRYQNMLCRYDTKVLKSLDIFSVHGFPVGLMQCESNFLGIVEPGRTLCVGSGGWANIIEKFKKAKAYCDHPFEVQVVGRKKKIIPIEKEWIGDRFNGTGCDDIRRVDISCRDAAAADLPDNSLDAVFTDPPYFGNVQYAELMDFCYVWLKKLVGQTSSAFSAPSTRNAEELTGNVDMGRDFTHFTHGLSTVFQRMAKALKNGSPLVFTYHHNKLEAYYPVAVGILDAGLVCSASLPCPGEMGGSIHINGTGSSIIDTVFVCRSTGTMQRKWLADSPREVAQIVQADLIYLKAGHVKPTPGDIRCIIFGHLVRLAIWSLRSGWEKDKPVASRIAKVGAWLLHFGRLVEIEQFIETVCDTTKDEVSLFAVNERIEKYGTDHDEIPF
- a CDS encoding diguanylate cyclase domain-containing protein, giving the protein MIPNKTTRILIVDDEKMNLKVLTELLREDYTLVLAKNGEQALKFARQKPLPDLILLDVVMPEMGGHDVIRQLKEDPLTKEIPVIFVTALSSTGDEEQGLKLGAVDYITKPFSPPIVKMRIHNHIRFVHHHRLLDRLAYLDPLTEIANRRRFDQVLVKELSRAARNCTSLSVGMVDVDFFKQYNDQYGHAMGDRALYQIASSLKASLERPGDLVARYGGEEFALILPETDAPAAGRVAEKARRAVENEKIPHTISSVSSHITVSAGTATVRFTGRAGEQLRETRDGQTCEHTVESLMLQADQHLYKAKQNGRNQVWP
- a CDS encoding PAS domain-containing hybrid sensor histidine kinase/response regulator translates to MIKPQKTMQELIKENRMLRREIKVTREAADITARLVVRQFEKTEQSLHRTATANSQRQAILEAATQLSIIATDLSGKINLFNQGAENLLGYGPGEMMGQPVDRIHLLSELRQYAQKLAVKTPDVPAAVMVFDQHVKQQIVHASEWTYLCKNGTHLPVNLSVTAFYSARGTMKGYLFTAMDMSSQKQMQQELIQAMEAAESANASKGDFLARMSHEIRTPMNGIIGMAYLMEKTSLSRTQKNYLNKILSSAKTLLNLINDILDFSKIDAGKLTLETIEFQLEDVLVDLYNTIGFQAEEKGLEFLFHMDDSLPLKLVGDPLRLGQILINLAGNAIKFTQSGEIIISVTGEKVLTGPDQHPATGDTTHRTGPPAPDGAGDLPRVMLTFSVKDSGIGLAPDQLDHLFEAFSQADGSITRKYGGTGLGLSICSQLIQMMGGQIRVDSTPQKGTTFTFTAMMQYTTGRQSSVRLTKARFQGLRALVVDDNQMARQLLGSMLTSFHMQVDTASDGKTALARLKKAVRENRPYDVILLDWLMPQMDGIETARRIHRDKTLAKIPAMLMVTASNREQARQKGGKSGINAFLTKPVYPSVMFDTLIRVLDTQDRSEDLSGPAQPVTRPSQGQMTGAKILLAEDNPINQEVAAGLLMDMGVEVDIAGNGLICLEKLEKNVYDLVLMDIQMPEMDGLETTRRIRRNPELSDLPVIAMTAHAMTGDRKKSLDAGMNDHITKPVEPAALCEMLQRFLPQDKQPAAGAPAAVPKKPIPLTPSGTGKTTPWKPETTLPADLPVMSGIDPDQALAHVTPAMLIKLMYDFKRTYQDLPEKISACQAGNDLETLRTTAHTLKGVAGYIGALPLQQAAGELETCLKQNPAGPSTSENTLPAFELILQGFVTNLQTVLNSLDLLPPVPPTAGQPVSGDRDPLDGTGEAHLLPLTEKDKKVMQHFSDLLSNGELTAEEMLPDIHAILTRCGFHAEWTQIREKMDEIEYDAAAHIINRLLE